Proteins encoded in a region of the Mucispirillum schaedleri ASF457 genome:
- the ybgF gene encoding tol-pal system protein YbgF, whose amino-acid sequence MKKVLFSTLTALLAVSCASTGNDAVKKSLTNINEELVVIQKSLTDTQMNMEDVQSASGNLQTDVTTNADAIAELRSEIAYLNNEILVLKGNKGATAAPMQDTNSKNVSSTTTSKGSSAPLNNIIILDEKAPAAPKEETPQIVVIEDSGAAKNSLYSYAIELNRQKKYNEARAKFQEFIKKYPKDQLAGNAQYWIGETYYSVNDMNNALKAFQDVISKFPKSNKIPDAMLKIGYVQEKQGKKQDAVATFQDLLKKYPKSKPATLARQKLQTLGA is encoded by the coding sequence ATGAAAAAAGTATTATTTTCTACATTAACTGCTTTGCTTGCAGTATCTTGTGCTTCTACTGGCAATGATGCTGTTAAAAAAAGCTTAACTAACATTAATGAAGAACTTGTTGTTATCCAAAAATCTTTAACAGATACTCAAATGAATATGGAAGATGTGCAGTCTGCAAGCGGCAACCTGCAAACAGATGTTACTACAAATGCTGATGCTATTGCAGAACTTCGTTCAGAAATAGCATATCTTAATAATGAAATATTAGTTTTAAAAGGCAATAAAGGTGCAACAGCAGCTCCAATGCAGGATACAAACAGCAAAAATGTAAGCTCAACAACTACATCAAAAGGCAGCTCTGCACCATTAAATAACATTATTATTCTTGATGAAAAAGCACCTGCTGCACCAAAAGAAGAAACTCCACAGATAGTAGTAATAGAAGATTCTGGTGCTGCAAAAAACAGCCTTTATTCTTATGCTATAGAATTAAACAGGCAGAAAAAATATAATGAAGCACGAGCTAAATTTCAAGAATTTATAAAAAAATATCCTAAAGACCAGCTTGCTGGCAATGCTCAATACTGGATAGGGGAAACTTATTACTCTGTTAATGATATGAATAATGCTTTAAAAGCATTTCAAGATGTTATAAGTAAATTTCCTAAATCTAATAAAATTCCTGATGCTATGCTGAAAATTGGCTATGTGCAGGAAAAACAGGGCAAAAAACAGGATGCTGTTGCCACATTTCAAGATTTATTAAAAAAATATCCAAAATCTAAACCTGCAACTCTTGCAAGGCAGAAACTGCAAACATTAGGTGCATAA
- a CDS encoding chemotaxis protein CheV: protein MALNHGILLETGTNEFEIVEFIINNGNMPYHFCINVAKVREVIIFPETTVQVPDAHPSIIGTANIRQNLVPIINLGQWIGVRQQDPDFSKSKVIVTYFNGAYNGFLVDEVIRIHRITWSDIKDYSAISDLKIVDSVLGVVTIDDRLIQMLDFEKIVAEINPITMVRETTEIDMSRYYDRNGKTIFLAEDSPTIRKLLQSSFTRAGYNTMSFENGIDLLTRLRREKPALIITDLEMPGGSGDYVVRKTREKEIFNDVPILVFSSMVSVENERKLLNIGASRFIGKPDLSDLIKAVDEFVLDKKGIIIHKEIVQ, encoded by the coding sequence ATGGCTCTAAATCATGGTATATTATTAGAAACAGGAACAAATGAATTTGAAATCGTGGAGTTTATTATTAATAATGGAAATATGCCATACCATTTTTGCATAAATGTTGCAAAAGTGCGTGAAGTAATAATATTTCCAGAAACTACTGTTCAAGTTCCAGATGCACACCCTTCAATTATAGGCACAGCAAATATTCGTCAAAACCTTGTCCCTATTATTAATCTTGGTCAATGGATAGGTGTTCGTCAGCAGGATCCTGATTTCAGCAAATCTAAAGTAATCGTTACTTATTTTAATGGTGCATATAATGGCTTTTTAGTTGATGAAGTTATTCGCATTCACCGTATCACATGGAGCGATATTAAAGATTATTCTGCTATAAGTGATTTAAAGATAGTAGATTCTGTTTTAGGTGTTGTTACTATTGACGACAGACTTATCCAAATGCTTGACTTTGAAAAAATAGTTGCTGAAATTAACCCTATAACTATGGTTAGAGAAACAACTGAAATAGATATGTCTCGCTACTATGACAGAAACGGCAAAACAATCTTTTTAGCAGAAGACTCTCCTACTATTAGAAAACTTTTACAAAGCAGTTTTACTCGTGCAGGCTATAATACTATGTCATTTGAAAACGGTATTGATTTGCTTACAAGGCTTAGAAGAGAAAAACCTGCTCTTATAATTACAGACCTTGAAATGCCTGGCGGCAGTGGTGACTATGTTGTTAGAAAAACTAGAGAAAAAGAAATATTTAATGATGTGCCTATATTAGTTTTTTCATCTATGGTAAGTGTAGAAAATGAAAGAAAACTTTTAAACATTGGAGCATCAAGATTTATTGGCAAGCCAGATTTAAGTGACTTAATAAAGGCTGTTGATGAGTTTGTTCTTGACAAGAAAGGTATTATTATACATAAAGAAATAGTGCAATAA
- a CDS encoding IS30 family transposase, with translation MEERPFKLKERIYGNWEMDTAAGKQGSKSALLVLTERVSRFEIIIKLRDKTQKSITAALDKLEREYKDKFSLIFKSITVDNGVEFLDMESLEKSVYNKLSKRTIIYYAHPYCSPRKWK, from the coding sequence ATAGAAGAACGCCCATTTAAATTAAAAGAGCGCATATATGGCAATTGGGAGATGGATACAGCAGCAGGCAAACAGGGCAGTAAATCAGCATTACTTGTGCTTACAGAACGAGTATCCCGTTTTGAAATAATAATCAAATTAAGAGATAAAACCCAGAAAAGTATAACAGCAGCATTAGATAAATTAGAAAGAGAGTATAAAGATAAATTCAGCTTAATATTTAAAAGTATAACAGTAGATAATGGTGTAGAATTTTTAGATATGGAAAGTTTAGAAAAATCAGTGTATAATAAACTATCTAAGAGAACTATAATATATTATGCTCACCCTTATTGTTCCCCAAGAAAGTGGAAGTAA
- a CDS encoding tRNA (adenine-N1)-methyltransferase → MFEFNSIVVLSDKKDKQYMITLKEGARFSTQYGYIEHNDIAALDEGDIIKSTLGHPYLVYKPTYMDFVMNIKRQAQIIYPKDAAAMLMWCDVAPNQKILESGIGQGALSLAILRALAGTGSLTSYEIRADFAEQSAKFIKQFMGETPANHVIEVRSIYDGIDGTYDRVLLDLPEPWHVVPHLKTGLKNGGLIVAYLPTILQVKTYVDALKECGYFSDIETAEFTRRPWKVDGMSVRPEMWIYNHSAFLISARKLKNI, encoded by the coding sequence ATGTTTGAATTTAATTCCATTGTTGTGCTTTCTGATAAAAAAGATAAGCAGTATATGATAACATTAAAAGAAGGGGCAAGGTTTTCAACCCAGTATGGCTATATTGAGCATAATGATATTGCAGCTCTTGATGAAGGCGATATTATTAAAAGCACATTAGGTCATCCTTATCTTGTATATAAGCCAACATATATGGATTTTGTAATGAATATAAAAAGGCAGGCACAGATTATCTATCCAAAAGATGCTGCAGCTATGCTTATGTGGTGTGATGTGGCACCTAACCAAAAGATTTTAGAATCAGGTATAGGTCAAGGTGCATTATCTCTTGCGATATTAAGAGCTCTTGCAGGTACAGGAAGCCTTACAAGTTATGAAATCAGGGCAGATTTTGCAGAGCAGTCAGCAAAATTTATCAAACAGTTTATGGGGGAGACACCTGCAAATCATGTAATAGAAGTTAGAAGTATATATGATGGTATAGACGGCACTTATGACAGAGTGCTGCTTGATTTACCAGAACCATGGCATGTGGTGCCGCATTTAAAAACTGGTTTAAAAAACGGCGGGCTTATAGTTGCATATCTGCCAACTATTCTGCAGGTAAAAACCTATGTAGATGCATTAAAAGAATGCGGGTATTTTTCTGATATAGAAACTGCAGAGTTTACACGCCGTCCTTGGAAAGTGGATGGTATGTCTGTGAGACCTGAAATGTGGATATATAACCATAGTGCTTTTTTAATAAGTGCAAGAAAACTTAAAAATATTTAA
- a CDS encoding methyl-accepting chemotaxis protein encodes MNKISFKWAFFFILFYLLVIIILSELNILPTWLSLVCYGLFFPAIFFAVRKILNNILNIAKVMATEYDEIVDLRKRLDTNVKCEHCRNIAKSLNHMMINTDKAILEFYKYTVSAEGRSLRVSSSIATVDESITKNAQSAKNIYQSITELVKYISRITQTSSEINSDINKSLDLTKNGSDAMEQAKILMENISNAASSLEEKISELNTGAEKIGVIVSVIDDISEQTALLSLNAAIEAARAGEAGRGFAVVADEVRKLADKTTKSTNEIKDMVSDIQSHIGDVSNQTSSIFQQIMMQKEQTEVVYKNFNEILNFSERVSVTSDEITKTIALHSGVNEQIANDSQNIIDVSESTDKLMQELVANYNRMIETISELSVKFSTIKYSNYAVHFLRAKSAHIKFMHNVYTHYTSNKSTTLATHKTCAFGQFYYSLGQEIFQHDKLFKDIEPLHIKVHELGNKVMEEIQAENRIKANEYLQELQNTVDEMIAMLDQLIKQYFEGEWK; translated from the coding sequence ATGAACAAAATAAGTTTCAAATGGGCATTTTTCTTTATCCTTTTTTATCTTTTAGTTATCATAATTTTATCGGAATTAAATATTCTGCCTACATGGCTTTCTCTTGTATGCTATGGTTTATTTTTCCCTGCCATATTCTTTGCTGTAAGGAAGATTTTAAATAACATTTTAAACATCGCCAAAGTTATGGCGACTGAATATGATGAAATAGTTGATTTAAGAAAGCGTTTAGATACAAATGTAAAATGTGAACATTGCAGAAACATTGCTAAATCACTTAATCATATGATGATAAATACAGATAAAGCAATACTTGAATTTTATAAATATACAGTCAGTGCAGAGGGCAGGTCATTAAGAGTTTCTTCATCTATTGCAACAGTTGATGAAAGTATTACTAAAAATGCACAAAGTGCAAAAAATATATATCAATCTATCACTGAACTTGTTAAATATATCAGCAGAATAACACAGACTTCATCAGAAATTAATTCTGATATAAATAAATCGCTTGATTTAACAAAAAACGGCTCAGATGCTATGGAGCAGGCAAAAATATTGATGGAAAATATTTCAAATGCTGCTTCTAGTCTGGAAGAAAAAATATCAGAATTAAATACAGGGGCAGAAAAAATTGGTGTAATTGTTTCTGTTATTGATGATATTTCTGAGCAGACTGCACTGCTTTCATTAAATGCTGCTATTGAAGCGGCAAGGGCTGGCGAAGCAGGCAGAGGGTTTGCTGTTGTTGCTGATGAAGTTAGAAAACTTGCAGATAAAACAACTAAATCTACTAATGAAATTAAAGATATGGTGTCAGATATTCAAAGCCATATTGGTGATGTTTCTAACCAGACAAGCAGTATATTTCAGCAAATTATGATGCAGAAAGAGCAGACAGAAGTTGTATATAAAAACTTTAATGAAATTCTTAATTTTTCAGAAAGGGTAAGTGTTACAAGTGATGAAATTACAAAAACTATAGCACTGCATTCAGGTGTTAATGAACAGATAGCAAATGATTCTCAAAACATTATAGATGTTTCAGAATCAACAGATAAATTAATGCAGGAACTTGTTGCAAACTATAATAGAATGATAGAAACAATAAGTGAGCTGTCTGTCAAATTTTCCACTATTAAATATTCTAACTATGCCGTCCATTTTCTTAGAGCAAAAAGTGCTCATATAAAATTTATGCATAATGTATATACCCATTATACAAGCAATAAATCAACAACATTAGCCACTCATAAAACATGTGCATTTGGTCAGTTTTATTATAGTCTGGGGCAGGAAATATTCCAGCATGATAAACTTTTTAAAGATATAGAGCCACTTCACATAAAAGTTCACGAACTGGGTAATAAAGTTATGGAAGAAATACAGGCAGAAAATAGAATTAAAGCAAATGAATATTTGCAGGAGCTGCAAAATACTGTTGACGAAATGATTGCTATGCTGGACCAGCTTATTAAACAGTATTTTGAAGGCGAATGGAAATAA
- the coaE gene encoding dephospho-CoA kinase (Dephospho-CoA kinase (CoaE) performs the final step in coenzyme A biosynthesis.), which yields MMRNIGMTGGISSGKNQVAEIFNQLGFYTIDSDVSCRKVMEKGEPAYEKIVSFFGKDILDENGSILRKKLGEIVFSNKEKLKKLESIVHPAIMQYEKKERSKIYGKNDKAVVVTHAALIIENGSCNQYDALIVVTCSYDIQIARVMQRDNISEEKAKNIISHQMPNVERLKYADFIIDNSSNLDDLYKEVKRIHNLITQINYGEKHN from the coding sequence ATGATGCGTAATATTGGTATGACTGGCGGCATAAGCAGCGGCAAAAATCAAGTGGCAGAAATATTTAATCAGCTTGGGTTTTATACAATAGATTCTGATGTTTCATGTAGAAAAGTTATGGAAAAAGGGGAGCCTGCTTATGAAAAAATAGTCTCTTTTTTTGGAAAAGATATATTAGATGAAAATGGCAGTATATTAAGAAAAAAGCTGGGAGAAATAGTTTTTAGTAATAAAGAAAAACTAAAAAAATTAGAAAGTATAGTGCATCCTGCCATAATGCAATATGAAAAAAAAGAACGCTCAAAAATCTATGGTAAAAATGATAAAGCTGTGGTAGTTACACATGCAGCATTAATCATTGAAAATGGAAGCTGTAACCAATATGATGCATTAATTGTTGTAACATGCAGCTATGATATACAGATTGCAAGGGTTATGCAGCGGGATAATATTTCAGAAGAAAAAGCAAAAAATATAATATCACACCAAATGCCAAATGTGGAAAGGCTTAAATATGCTGATTTTATAATAGATAATTCATCAAATCTTGATGATTTATATAAAGAAGTAAAAAGAATTCATAACTTAATCACTCAGATAAATTATGGAGAAAAGCATAATTAA
- a CDS encoding YkgJ family cysteine cluster protein, giving the protein MNNKIECDMCGTCCTAYSISSLNKKAGEPCKHLLADGRCGDYQNRPQVCRDFQADFFCYFLSSLSKQEQIEIIKELYDA; this is encoded by the coding sequence ATGAATAACAAAATAGAATGTGATATGTGCGGCACATGCTGCACAGCTTACAGTATATCTTCACTTAATAAAAAAGCAGGCGAACCATGTAAGCATTTGCTTGCTGATGGCAGATGTGGAGATTATCAAAACAGGCCGCAGGTTTGCAGAGATTTTCAAGCTGATTTTTTCTGTTACTTTTTATCTTCATTATCAAAGCAAGAGCAAATAGAAATTATTAAAGAGCTTTATGATGCGTAA
- a CDS encoding fumarylacetoacetate hydrolase family protein, whose protein sequence is MKFIRYAKGQAQYRGILDGSIIKRINGTIFHDYSLSAETENINDVVILPPVLPSKIVGFRKNYNGKREDIGMPKIFMKPQSSIIAHGENIILPENQTVKIEGELAVIIGKKAKNVAECHAMQHILGYTIANDITAPQKEQDLTVTIGKFFDTFAPLGPCIVTDIDVSDVMINTYKNGELVQSGSTKDMIFDIAYQISYLSSIMTLLPGDIILTGTPSAAVEVHHNDKIDITIDNIGTLTNQCISGKL, encoded by the coding sequence ATGAAATTTATAAGATATGCAAAAGGTCAGGCTCAATACCGTGGAATATTAGACGGCTCTATTATTAAGCGAATTAACGGCACAATTTTTCATGATTACTCTCTTTCTGCTGAAACTGAAAATATAAACGATGTAGTAATTCTTCCACCAGTGCTGCCATCAAAAATAGTAGGGTTTCGTAAAAATTATAATGGCAAAAGAGAAGATATTGGCATGCCAAAAATATTTATGAAACCGCAAAGCTCTATTATTGCCCATGGTGAAAATATTATACTTCCAGAAAATCAAACTGTAAAAATAGAAGGTGAGCTGGCAGTTATTATTGGAAAAAAAGCAAAAAATGTTGCTGAATGCCATGCAATGCAGCATATTTTAGGATATACTATTGCAAATGATATTACAGCACCACAAAAAGAGCAGGACTTAACAGTTACAATTGGTAAATTTTTTGATACTTTTGCTCCACTTGGTCCCTGCATAGTTACAGATATAGATGTATCTGATGTAATGATTAATACATATAAAAATGGTGAACTTGTGCAGTCTGGCTCTACAAAAGATATGATTTTTGATATTGCGTATCAAATATCTTATCTTTCTAGTATAATGACATTGCTTCCGGGAGATATTATTTTAACAGGCACACCAAGTGCAGCAGTAGAAGTGCATCATAATGATAAAATAGACATTACTATTGATAATATAGGCACACTTACTAATCAATGTATAAGCGGGAAGTTATGA
- a CDS encoding metallophosphoesterase family protein has product MKRIIIISDTHIGTIEKLPPKVLNALKEADIVIHAGDADTLNFIDELEDICKCLYAVKGNCDLGSKLPVKLVEEIEGVKIGVSHGTGNYNNVVDRMYYMFSEDDPQIIIFGHIHEPLNEEIEGVWFINPGSTSLNRTLSNGTYAELTIDNGSFQVKIECA; this is encoded by the coding sequence ATGAAGCGTATAATTATTATATCAGACACACATATTGGCACAATAGAAAAACTTCCACCAAAGGTATTAAATGCTTTAAAAGAAGCAGATATTGTTATACATGCAGGTGATGCTGATACACTTAACTTTATAGATGAGTTAGAAGATATCTGCAAGTGTTTATATGCAGTAAAAGGAAATTGTGATTTAGGCTCAAAGCTGCCTGTAAAACTTGTTGAAGAAATAGAAGGTGTTAAAATAGGAGTTAGTCACGGCACTGGCAACTATAATAATGTGGTGGATAGAATGTATTATATGTTTAGTGAAGATGACCCGCAGATAATTATTTTTGGTCATATTCATGAACCTTTAAATGAGGAAATAGAAGGAGTATGGTTTATAAATCCGGGCTCCACATCATTAAATAGAACATTAAGTAATGGCACTTATGCAGAGCTGACTATTGATAATGGCAGCTTTCAAGTAAAAATAGAATGTGCATAA
- a CDS encoding septal ring lytic transglycosylase RlpA family protein produces MKLFKLTIIFMLIFLGLSCAAQNEVQIKSYEDYFPSNTGYSEREKDGYDTYIYDEPAGSAQAAEDGKAYSDDGYFQEAPVEIDMAAKSTGKCRAVAAPGPKKIGKPYKINGVTYYPMESADGYSEVGMASWYGPGFHGKLTANGETYNQKAMTAAHKTLPLPTLVKVENLENGKSIVVRVNDRGPYSKGRIIDLTEVAAKRLGMIDKGTARVRVSVLSEDPDCYVTKGHEVNIDKGNFAVQIGAFTDADNAKKLAGKFGSRAVISKGYAKGTEWSRVWITGYPAKEQALQAAAGELAEYSGAFVVRYK; encoded by the coding sequence ATGAAATTATTTAAATTAACTATTATTTTTATGCTTATTTTTTTAGGTTTAAGCTGTGCTGCACAGAATGAAGTGCAGATAAAAAGTTATGAAGATTATTTCCCATCAAATACTGGTTATTCAGAACGAGAAAAGGACGGATATGATACATATATTTATGATGAACCAGCAGGCAGTGCACAGGCAGCAGAAGATGGCAAAGCCTATTCTGATGATGGATATTTTCAAGAAGCACCAGTAGAGATAGATATGGCTGCTAAATCAACAGGCAAATGCAGGGCAGTAGCAGCTCCCGGTCCTAAAAAAATAGGCAAACCGTATAAAATCAATGGTGTTACATATTATCCAATGGAAAGTGCAGATGGTTACAGCGAAGTAGGTATGGCTTCATGGTATGGTCCTGGCTTTCATGGGAAATTAACTGCTAATGGAGAAACATATAACCAGAAAGCAATGACAGCAGCTCATAAAACTCTGCCACTTCCTACACTTGTAAAAGTGGAAAATCTAGAAAACGGTAAAAGTATAGTCGTCAGAGTAAATGACAGAGGACCATACTCTAAAGGTAGAATAATAGATTTAACAGAGGTGGCTGCAAAAAGACTGGGAATGATAGATAAAGGCACTGCAAGGGTAAGAGTATCAGTATTATCAGAAGACCCAGACTGTTATGTTACAAAAGGGCATGAAGTAAATATTGATAAAGGCAATTTTGCTGTGCAGATAGGTGCATTTACTGATGCAGATAATGCAAAAAAACTTGCAGGTAAATTTGGCAGCCGTGCAGTAATATCAAAAGGCTATGCAAAAGGCACAGAATGGAGCAGGGTGTGGATTACTGGCTACCCTGCAAAAGAGCAGGCATTACAGGCAGCAGCTGGCGAGCTGGCAGAATACAGTGGTGCATTTGTTGTCAGGTATAAATAA
- the argB gene encoding acetylglutamate kinase, translating to MKDVIEKASILIESLPYIKKFSGKTFVIKYGGHAMENDELKYSFAEDITLLKYVGINPVIVHGGGPQIGAFLKKLDISSQFVGGMRVTDAASMEVVEMTLCGKINKEIVSLINKAGGAAIGFSGRDGNLIKAKKLYVDAPDEKGVLQHLDIGLVGEVEEINTSLIENVSNRFIPVIAPVGIGENYEPYNINADLVAGSVAAALNAEKLMLLTDVDGVKDKDGKRISTIHPEYADGMKKDGTLTGGMIPKIDCAVQAVKNGVSKAHIIDGRIKHSILLEIFTDSGIGTQIIQ from the coding sequence ATGAAAGATGTTATTGAAAAAGCTTCTATTTTAATTGAATCACTACCTTATATTAAAAAATTTTCAGGCAAAACTTTTGTTATTAAATATGGCGGTCATGCTATGGAAAATGATGAGCTGAAATACAGTTTTGCAGAAGATATTACACTTTTGAAATATGTAGGCATTAACCCTGTAATAGTCCATGGCGGTGGTCCGCAGATAGGTGCATTTTTAAAAAAGCTTGATATAAGCAGCCAGTTCGTAGGCGGTATGCGTGTAACAGATGCTGCTTCTATGGAAGTTGTGGAAATGACTTTATGCGGCAAAATAAATAAAGAGATAGTCAGCCTTATCAATAAAGCAGGTGGTGCTGCAATAGGTTTTTCCGGCAGGGACGGCAACTTAATAAAAGCTAAAAAACTATATGTAGATGCACCAGATGAAAAAGGTGTGCTGCAGCATTTAGATATAGGTCTGGTTGGAGAAGTGGAAGAAATAAATACCAGTTTGATAGAAAATGTATCTAATAGATTTATTCCAGTAATTGCACCTGTTGGAATAGGTGAAAATTATGAGCCGTATAATATTAATGCAGATTTAGTTGCAGGCAGTGTGGCTGCTGCTTTAAACGCAGAAAAACTTATGCTTTTAACTGATGTAGATGGGGTAAAAGATAAGGATGGTAAAAGGATTTCTACTATCCACCCAGAATATGCAGACGGTATGAAAAAAGACGGCACACTAACAGGCGGTATGATACCAAAAATAGACTGTGCAGTGCAGGCTGTAAAAAACGGTGTAAGTAAAGCCCATATAATAGATGGCAGAATAAAACATTCTATATTATTAGAGATTTTTACAGATTCAGGTATAGGAACACAGATAATCCAATGA
- a CDS encoding protein-L-isoaspartate(D-aspartate) O-methyltransferase has protein sequence MILKAPRYFLEEIVAPACNNDKNIIQAFADIPRALFVDEGMKVKAYEDKALPIGMGQTISQVTTVANMLYMLELEKNNNVLEIGSGSGFVTALLSRLVTHVYAVELLPQLMEKARTAIKSLRIINVSMKSDDGGKGWKEYAPYDKIIASAGATRLPQSLAEQLKEGGILVLPLNNNLMKYKKVNGSLIEEKGMACSFVDFVGS, from the coding sequence ATGATATTAAAAGCACCAAGATACTTTTTAGAAGAAATAGTAGCTCCTGCCTGCAATAATGATAAAAATATTATTCAGGCTTTTGCTGATATTCCAAGAGCATTATTTGTAGATGAAGGTATGAAAGTAAAAGCCTATGAAGATAAAGCTCTTCCTATTGGTATGGGACAGACTATATCGCAGGTTACAACAGTTGCTAATATGCTTTATATGCTGGAACTTGAAAAAAATAATAATGTATTAGAAATAGGCTCAGGCAGCGGCTTTGTAACAGCACTTCTTTCCCGCCTTGTAACCCATGTGTATGCAGTGGAACTTCTGCCACAGTTAATGGAAAAAGCAAGAACTGCTATTAAATCTCTGCGGATAATAAATGTAAGTATGAAATCAGATGACGGCGGTAAAGGCTGGAAAGAGTATGCACCTTATGATAAAATCATTGCATCAGCTGGAGCAACAAGACTGCCTCAAAGTTTAGCAGAGCAGTTAAAAGAAGGTGGTATATTAGTGCTGCCGCTGAATAATAATTTGATGAAATATAAAAAAGTGAATGGCAGTTTGATAGAAGAAAAAGGAATGGCATGCTCATTTGTAGATTTTGTAGGCAGTTAG
- a CDS encoding flagellar basal body P-ring protein FlgI, giving the protein MKKLILTIILVTVLTIPSFAAVKIRDLVNVQGIRDNQLFGYGLVVGLNGSGDKQQTEFTVQSLVNMLDRMGITVPQGDVKVKNVAAVMVTAKLPAFAKAGNKIDVTVSSVGDAKSLEGGTLLLTPLTGANGQVYAVAQGPLSVGGMNVSAGGAQVTKNHPTVGMIPNGAIVEKEIPFHLESDYFDLSFGSLGVADIVQAKSAINSFLGTPIATITSPTSIRVDIPGEFKNNYYDFLSSLLNIEIQPETFARVIVDERTGTIVMGSDVRISTVAVAHGNLTITITNQVDVSQPTPFSDGETVVTNNPEITVAEEQTNLMVVPEGVTISDLVKALNAIGVTPRDLISILQAIKAAGALHAELELM; this is encoded by the coding sequence ATGAAAAAATTAATTTTAACTATTATTTTAGTTACTGTTTTAACAATTCCAAGTTTTGCAGCTGTTAAAATTCGTGATTTAGTAAATGTTCAAGGCATAAGAGATAACCAGCTTTTTGGTTATGGATTAGTTGTTGGTCTTAATGGCTCAGGCGATAAACAGCAGACAGAGTTTACTGTCCAGTCCCTTGTAAATATGCTTGATAGAATGGGGATAACTGTTCCGCAGGGTGATGTAAAAGTTAAAAATGTGGCAGCAGTAATGGTTACAGCAAAACTTCCAGCCTTTGCAAAAGCAGGCAATAAAATAGATGTAACAGTATCTTCTGTAGGTGATGCTAAAAGTTTAGAGGGCGGCACACTTTTATTAACCCCATTAACAGGTGCTAATGGTCAGGTTTATGCAGTTGCACAGGGTCCTTTATCAGTTGGTGGCATGAATGTTTCAGCAGGTGGTGCTCAGGTTACAAAAAACCATCCAACAGTTGGCATGATACCAAACGGAGCAATAGTTGAAAAAGAAATACCTTTTCATTTAGAATCAGATTATTTTGATTTATCTTTTGGCTCATTAGGAGTTGCAGATATAGTGCAGGCAAAATCAGCAATAAATAGTTTTCTTGGCACACCAATTGCTACTATAACTTCACCTACTAGTATTAGAGTAGATATTCCCGGTGAATTTAAAAATAATTATTATGATTTTTTAAGCAGTCTTTTAAATATTGAAATTCAGCCGGAAACATTTGCAAGAGTAATAGTAGATGAAAGAACTGGAACAATAGTTATGGGCTCAGATGTAAGAATAAGCACAGTAGCAGTTGCACATGGCAATTTAACTATAACTATTACAAATCAGGTAGATGTTAGCCAGCCAACTCCATTTAGTGATGGTGAAACAGTTGTAACAAACAATCCTGAAATCACAGTGGCAGAAGAACAGACTAACTTAATGGTAGTGCCTGAAGGTGTTACAATTTCAGATTTAGTGAAAGCATTAAATGCAATAGGTGTAACTCCAAGAGATTTAATATCTATCTTACAGGCAATTAAAGCAGCAGGTGCACTGCATGCAGAACTGGAGTTAATGTAA